The DNA segment tatttataattttatattttagtgtaatatgttattaattaatattactgtaatatttttatatatatactagttatttataaaagttttatagtttatattaattatgacaaatataaaaaccatagtgtaaattacaaataattttgaagttaaattcgaaattttacttttggagaagaacacttTGAAACTTAAAATGTAGAGTTTTGCAAACTCTAaaataaagagtttttttttaagatgcTCTTACATCATGGTAGGCATTTTAagccaaaaaataataatttagtggTAAAAAATGTTTGCACCAAGACATAAAACCTATAGGttctaaatttgatttttaccaaaaattaaattattactgTTTAACCATACGAGGATGGGCTATGTGTTAGGTTTCAGTAGAAAACTCGCTTCCAACTATCTtcaggaaacaaaaaaaaaagttaaagctTAAGAACTTGTAATAGAGCAGCGAACATGTTACATATACCTCCAATAACGAATATAAATCGAAAAAAGATTAAGAATACAAACTTTCCAAAGGAAAAAcattcatattattatattttgcaCACGggaaaagaaatttaaactaaataaatactAACTAAAATTAGTATTATAGTCAATATAGTGTGGCTAGCCATGAACCACATGGAGAGCCGATAGCTAATAGCCAGCAAAGCACTAGCGAGCGTGAGAAGACGCAGTCAATGGCTAACTGCACCGAGTAAGAACCTGGCCACACAACAGTCTACATTCAAGCTTGCTACCGCTGGGGCCCACTGTATTTCTTAAAAGTCAACTCAATGCGCAAAGAAACCGCTCCTTTCTTTTGACCTTTTCGCTTTTCTAGTTTTGGAGCAAGTGCCATTTTCGTAAAAACAAGTTCGATCTACCCGCTTCGACTTCTGTCATTATCACTGTATCACCtcattaaacattttttattctCCCTGGAAAACACATAATACCATAATCACGACTTTTATCTCTTATAATCGATAGTCTTATTTCAGTTAAAAGTATAAAAACAGAATTTATTAACAAACCGTTTCTCTTCTACTGCGAATTCTTTGTATTTTTCTGAGGAATTTTCctcagttttttaaaaaatattattttctcagGAAAATTTACATATTTCTCTGTTTATTAATTGATATTTTGAGAGAAATTCGGCGAACCTGGACATGATTCGGGTTTgctaattttaatgtttttaacatAGAAAAGGAATAGTGAACGATCTgggtgttctttttttttttttttgaactaccGATCTGGGAAAAAGGGGAGGTTGTAACTGTGTCTCTCGTGAACTTTCTtctatttcttaaatatatttctttctttttcgttaaaaaaaaacttttcgtACAaagaaagtaataaataaaacacgtGAAAGATCTTTCGAGGAAAAGGCTACAAAAACGAGATcgaatttcttcttcttcttttccaggTAAGTGGTGGTTTTCACCTTCCAACTATCAATGGTTATGCATCTTCTTGTTACTTTACCCACTTATTGTttcatcatttttatatttattattataataaactcATTTATAGTATACACGTGCGTATATGTTAAATCATATGTACTTTTTATTGTTAAAGCTTAATcatagttttgatcagttcCTTTTTCAATAGTGTTATTGTCTGGTACCAGAGTAATCACCCAATATTATATTTGATTGCATACAGTCATGCATAGCACCCATTACAGCGTTTCACTGATAATATATCAATTATCTCGAATTTCAATCATGCGCATACAGCATTGTTGTATTTATCACAAAGTCATAACATGTGGTCTTCCTTTTGGGAGTTTGGCTCCAACTACAACTAGCAACAAAATAGTTCTAGCTTAACGTTTTACTTCTTGCATATAAACTGAAAACGCCActttaaaatatgtttgattGAAACTGTATAATAGCAGCCAAAGTATTTAATATAATCCAGCCACTCCACATCACGTTGCACAAAAGACTTTTGTCTAGAAACTGATTGAATTAATTTAgtagttattatttatatacatgTATGCTTTCCTTATATTgctaataaacaaatttattcgAAATTGACATAACAGCTACACGTTGTTGAGTTTGGACAAGATGTTGAGTCCATATTAGAAGCTGAGAACGACTAAAAATAGAGTATACATATGTGTGAGTTAGGTTTGGTTCGTATTTGTTTAGGTCTTCTTCCTGAACATTTTGTTCAGTTAGGTTTGTATTCTGGGATTTTTAGGTCTTTGTTTCTAAAATTTCTGTTCAAGCAACCGATAAGAAAATCCGGATGTCAaatgttaattaattatattatatattttcgaatattcaaaaaaaatagtataatgCGATACTTCTTTATCGTCTACtcaaagcaaaaataaaattaaatactaGGAAACTGATAGGAAGATAAATAACGTTAATTTCTCGTCGCTTACTCTGGGATAAGTACTGACATTTACCGTACGTATTATATCCACATTTATTTCAATATCCAAATCATCTGGCTTTGGCCACGTTGCAGTGGCTCTCCTGGTCAACGATCTCTCCTTATGGCAGAAAGTAAACGAGATTATTGAATTGAGATTGTTTGCAGTTACGCGCATAAAATATGCCATAAAACCCATTGACTTGGTTTGTTTTAGCTTAAATGTCGACAGACACTAATCAATTTGCAATCTAATTTAGACTTTTCATCTTTGATCATGCACTTGGTCTCTTACCTATCCAGATTCATCAATTTATTTATGACACTCTCTtctcataattaattaaaatcaatCTCCTAAACTTTTCATTATAAATAAGCTTCATCAATGTTGCTACAAAATCACACTTTTAAGTCACCTACAAACCATATCCAGTTATCTATTCTATCCCCTGGTTCGATTATATTCCTCAAATTGTTTTTAAACCAAACCTCAAACATTGGCAAACTGTATTCAACCTAACAAGTCTCTTGTCCTGTTTTGCAGATACATAGATAGCTATGGCCTCGAGAGCTCATCCTGTGGACGGTGATGTAAGTCCAGCAACGGACGGTGGAGATCTCCCTATCAAATCGTCGCCTCACCGGCATAAAGTTGGGGTCCCACCGAAGCAGAACATGTTCCATGACTTCATGTACACGTTCAAAGAAACTTTCTTCCATGATGATCCTCTCAGACATTTTAAAGATCAGCCTAAGTCCAAGCAGTTCATGCTCGGTCTCCAGTCCGTCTTCCCGGTTTTCGATTGGGGACGTAGCTACAATCTCAAGAAGTTTCGTGGTGATCTCATTGCCGGTTTAACTATTGCCAGTCTCTGTATTCCTCAGGTGAGAAAAACCTAATCATACTAGTTTACTTGTGTCACAAGTTACCTATTATTGCTTTGTttctaaagtatatatattatgtgcTGATTCCAGGATATTGGATACGCTAAGCTCGCTAATCTGGATCCTAAATACGGTTTATGTAAGTTTGACTTTTACTTAACTCTGAGTAATAACACATGGAACAATTCATAAGCCTATATATGGTTGAAAATGGTTTTACAGATTCGAGTTTTGTACCTCCATTGGTGTATGCATGTATGGGGAGTTCTAGGGACATAGCAATAGGACCCGTCGCTGTGGTTTCTCTGCTGCTAGGTACTCTCCTTCGAGCCGAGGTCGATCCAGTCACAAACCCTGATGAGTACCTCCGACTTGCCTTCACCGCCACGTTTTTCGCCGGTGTCACTGAAGCAGCCCTTGGattctttaggttaggtttctTGATTGATTTCCTTTCGCACGCGGCTGTGGTTGGATTCATGGGTGGTGCAGCCATTACAATCGCTCTTCAGCAGCTCAAAGGGTTCCTAGGGATCAAAAAATTCACCAAGAAGACCGATATCGTTGCTGTTTTAGATTCTGTCTTCAGCGCAGCTCATCATGGTGTAAGAACTCTTCTTTTGCTTTCTTGATTCCTCCGTTGTGtaatatatttcactaataCATGTTAATTTGGTTATGCAGTGGAATTGGCAGACTATACTCATTGGTGCATCCTTCTTGACCTTCCTTCTCACCTCTAAACTCATTGtgagaaattatatatatttattgattatcaaatagtttattcttttatatatatatgaatctgATATCTCTTGGCTTGGTGATGGAACAGGGGAAAAAGAACAAGAAACTGTTCTGGGTTCCGGCGGTTGCACCGTTGATATCAGTTATCATTTCCACCTTCTTTGTCTACATAACCCGAGCCGACAAACAAGGAGTCCAAATTGTAAGAACTCACTCAACCAAAGTATTTACTTGCGACACAAGCTTTTTGCCTTTGTGCTAACATGTTTCCCTTTTTGATGAATAAAGGTGAAACATCTTGACAAAGGGATCAATCCTTCCTCTTTTGATCAAATTTACTTCTCCGGAGATAACTTGGCAAAGGGGATTC comes from the Brassica napus cultivar Da-Ae chromosome A7, Da-Ae, whole genome shotgun sequence genome and includes:
- the LOC106400185 gene encoding sulfate transporter 1.2; this translates as MASRAHPVDGDVSPATDGGDLPIKSSPHRHKVGVPPKQNMFHDFMYTFKETFFHDDPLRHFKDQPKSKQFMLGLQSVFPVFDWGRSYNLKKFRGDLIAGLTIASLCIPQDIGYAKLANLDPKYGLYSSFVPPLVYACMGSSRDIAIGPVAVVSLLLGTLLRAEVDPVTNPDEYLRLAFTATFFAGVTEAALGFFRLGFLIDFLSHAAVVGFMGGAAITIALQQLKGFLGIKKFTKKTDIVAVLDSVFSAAHHGWNWQTILIGASFLTFLLTSKLIGKKNKKLFWVPAVAPLISVIISTFFVYITRADKQGVQIVKHLDKGINPSSFDQIYFSGDNLAKGIRIGVVAGMVALTEAVAIGRTFAAMKDYQIDGNKEMVALGVMNVVGSMSSCYVATGSFSRSAVNFMAGCQTAVSNIIMSIVVLLTLLFLTPLFKYTPNAILAAIIINAVIPLIDIQAAILIFKVDKLDFIACMGAFFGVIFVSVEIGLLIAVSISFAKILLQVTRPRTAVLGNIPRTSVYRNIQQYPEATMVPGVLTIRVDSAIYFSNSNYVRERIQRWLLEEEEKVKAASLPRIQFLIIEMSPVTDIDTSGIHALEDLYKSLQKRDIQLVLANPGPLVIGKLHLSHFADMLGHDHIFLTVADAVEACCPKLSDEV